The Paenalcaligenes faecalis genome has a window encoding:
- the serS gene encoding serine--tRNA ligase has protein sequence MLDINLLRKNLDDVVAALATRGVQFDTERFNQLEAKRKAVQVETENLQARRNTVSKLIGQLKSKGEDASKEMAESKDIPQQLNELEKQLSAIQHEMHDWLSGIPNTPHASVPVGDSEEQNVEVYRWVPGTDDPDAVPTPFEFEVKDHVALGEGIGLDFESARKIAGSRFMMLKGPIAKLHRALAQFMLDVQTEKHGYTECYTPYIANSSTLFGTGQLPKFKDDMFWVTKGGQNHTDEDEGPAEDLYLISTSEITLTGSVRDEILNTTDLPLRLTAHSPCFRSEAGSGGRDTRGIIRQHQFDKVEMVQIVHPEKSYEALDEMVEHAKTILQSLGLPYRVVSLCTGDMGFSAAKTYDLEVWLPAQNTWREISSVSNCEAFQARRLQARFRPEKGRPEFVHTLNGSGLAVGRALVAVLENYQQADGSVVVPEVLRPYMGGKERLVPNT, from the coding sequence ATGTTAGACATTAATCTATTGCGTAAAAACCTAGACGACGTGGTGGCTGCATTAGCCACACGTGGCGTGCAGTTTGATACTGAGCGCTTTAATCAGTTAGAAGCCAAACGTAAAGCCGTTCAGGTAGAAACTGAAAACTTGCAGGCTCGTCGCAATACGGTGTCTAAGTTGATTGGGCAGCTTAAATCCAAAGGGGAAGACGCCTCCAAAGAGATGGCTGAGTCTAAGGATATCCCACAGCAGCTCAATGAGCTAGAAAAGCAGTTATCTGCTATTCAACATGAAATGCATGATTGGCTCAGCGGTATTCCCAATACGCCGCATGCGTCTGTTCCCGTCGGCGATTCCGAGGAACAAAACGTAGAGGTATATCGTTGGGTTCCAGGTACAGATGACCCCGATGCCGTTCCCACACCCTTTGAGTTTGAGGTTAAAGATCATGTGGCGCTTGGTGAGGGCATAGGTTTGGATTTTGAGTCTGCTCGAAAAATTGCAGGCTCACGTTTTATGATGCTCAAAGGCCCCATTGCTAAATTGCATCGTGCTTTGGCTCAGTTCATGTTGGATGTACAAACCGAAAAGCACGGTTATACCGAATGCTATACCCCTTACATAGCAAATAGCTCTACCTTATTTGGAACCGGTCAGTTACCAAAGTTTAAAGATGATATGTTTTGGGTGACTAAAGGTGGGCAGAACCATACAGACGAGGACGAAGGGCCTGCCGAGGATTTATATCTAATTTCCACATCAGAAATCACCTTAACCGGCTCTGTGCGTGATGAAATTTTAAACACCACAGACTTACCTTTACGCCTAACAGCACATAGTCCTTGTTTCCGTTCAGAAGCCGGTAGTGGTGGTCGCGATACGCGAGGTATTATTCGTCAACATCAGTTTGATAAAGTGGAAATGGTACAGATTGTTCACCCTGAAAAATCCTACGAAGCATTGGACGAAATGGTGGAGCACGCTAAAACCATTCTACAAAGCCTAGGTTTACCGTATCGAGTAGTTTCTCTGTGTACGGGTGATATGGGCTTTTCTGCTGCTAAAACCTATGACTTAGAGGTCTGGCTGCCTGCGCAAAATACGTGGCGAGAAATCTCCTCTGTTTCAAACTGCGAGGCGTTTCAGGCTCGTCGTTTACAGGCAAGATTTCGCCCTGAAAAAGGCCGTCCAGAGTTTGTTCATACATTGAATGGCTCCGGTTTAGCTGTAGGACGTGCTTTAGTAGCGGTATTAGAAAACTATCAACAAGCAGATGGAAGCGTTGTAGTTCCAGAGGTTTTACGTCCTTATATGGGTGGTAAAGAACGTTTAGTGCCAAACACCTAA
- a CDS encoding 3-hydroxybutyrate dehydrogenase gives MLTDKTAVVTGSTSGIGLAIAQQLAAQGANIVLNGFGDADEIEKIRVNIELQNDVKAYYINADLSNADSTRQMIQQAIQLTGRIDILVNNAGIQHTDRIENFPTERWDMIMALNLSAVFHATAAVLPQMQKQGWGRIVNIASAHGLVASENKSAYVAAKHGVVGLSKVTALENAGKGITCNAVCPGWVRTPLVEAQIVALAAKNNTDIETAAKELLAEKQPSLQFVTPEQLGGAVVFLCSDAAEQMTGTTLTLDGGWTAR, from the coding sequence ATGCTTACTGATAAAACAGCCGTTGTCACAGGCTCAACTAGCGGTATAGGCTTGGCAATCGCCCAGCAGTTAGCCGCCCAGGGTGCGAACATTGTATTAAATGGCTTCGGCGATGCAGATGAGATTGAAAAAATCCGCGTTAATATCGAATTACAAAATGATGTAAAAGCCTATTACATTAATGCTGATCTCAGTAACGCGGATTCGACTCGTCAAATGATTCAGCAGGCCATTCAGTTGACTGGCCGCATTGATATTTTAGTCAATAATGCGGGTATTCAGCATACAGATCGTATTGAAAATTTTCCCACAGAGCGTTGGGATATGATCATGGCGTTAAACTTATCAGCAGTATTTCATGCAACTGCAGCCGTCTTACCTCAGATGCAAAAGCAAGGATGGGGACGGATTGTTAACATTGCTTCCGCTCATGGGCTGGTAGCCTCAGAGAACAAGTCTGCCTATGTCGCAGCAAAGCATGGCGTGGTTGGTTTATCTAAAGTGACAGCCTTAGAAAATGCAGGTAAAGGTATTACGTGTAATGCCGTATGCCCTGGCTGGGTACGCACACCCTTAGTCGAGGCGCAAATTGTAGCTTTAGCGGCTAAAAATAATACTGATATTGAAACAGCTGCTAAAGAGTTACTGGCAGAGAAACAGCCCTCCTTGCAGTTTGTCACACCTGAACAGCTAGGTGGCGCAGTGGTGTTCTTATGTTCTGATGCCGCAGAGCAAATGACAGGGACAACGTTAACCTTAGATGGTGGTTGGACCGCTCGTTAA
- the yaaA gene encoding peroxide stress protein YaaA — MLFVLSPAKKLDYDSPVRTTLYTQPQMIDQAQSLIQVLRLQKPEQIQTLMKLSDALTDLNVQRYQDWSPTFTLENARQALLAFNGDVYEGLKAAELSDEQLQWTQDHALLLSGLYGVLRPLDLMQPYRLEMGTRLVTEKGKNLYEYWGSQLAQYINHHFEQKAESAPIVINLASNEYVKAIDKKVLNAQMIDCVFQDQKGAEYKIISFYAKKARGLMLRYAIDHQIEDPEGLKAFDSDGYAFSPEDSSDTTLVFRRPE; from the coding sequence ATGTTGTTTGTATTATCTCCAGCTAAAAAACTGGATTATGACAGTCCTGTGCGTACCACTTTGTACACACAGCCTCAAATGATTGATCAAGCTCAATCGTTGATTCAAGTATTACGTTTACAAAAGCCAGAGCAAATACAAACACTAATGAAGCTCAGTGATGCGCTGACAGACTTAAATGTACAGCGCTATCAAGACTGGTCTCCTACATTTACATTAGAAAATGCCAGACAAGCGCTTTTGGCCTTTAATGGGGATGTTTACGAGGGTCTAAAGGCGGCAGAGCTTTCTGATGAGCAATTGCAATGGACGCAAGATCATGCCTTATTGCTCAGTGGTTTGTATGGGGTGTTACGCCCTTTAGATTTGATGCAGCCCTATCGCCTAGAGATGGGCACTCGATTAGTCACTGAAAAAGGTAAAAACCTGTACGAGTACTGGGGAAGCCAATTAGCTCAATACATCAACCATCATTTTGAGCAAAAGGCTGAGTCTGCCCCTATCGTTATTAATTTGGCCTCAAATGAATACGTTAAAGCCATCGATAAAAAGGTATTAAACGCTCAGATGATTGATTGTGTGTTTCAGGATCAAAAAGGGGCGGAGTATAAAATTATTAGTTTTTACGCTAAAAAAGCGCGTGGCTTAATGTTGCGTTATGCCATTGATCATCAGATAGAAGACCCCGAAGGACTAAAAGCCTTTGATAGTGATGGTTACGCTTTTAGTCCTGAGGATTCCTCAGACACTACTTTGGTTTTCCGACGTCCAGAATAG
- a CDS encoding FUSC family protein, with protein MVLPIPQLQRFIYSHYLLGGLRQSIGVLLPVTLLGGVFKLYDIGVVASMGAMCVAIVDQPGGPRRYRSNEMLGGAALGTFTAFITGLSSSSPILIWLLVPILSFLYSMLNVFGKRGGLIGFACLLLMALTLRFPMSPNEVLIHTLYSGGGAFFYFIFSTLFRKILLYREERRTLSVALFSTAEYMVRRSRFYDAETDLDDNYRDLIRVQADMTEAHQAARDMVLRELPKGGDSHAEAHRLALLSIFVNMVSLLDSLVATNTDYANLRRRMADSDFMIFARDALFKMAIDVGHIALNVSRHRKTKQRQSVKAELRALEFELERYKRSGLNTTEPEIYALLVQILRRLRNAQKTVDHMAAQTRSPSNDLPLDQYLDKSLSRFLSREEIRLGMFTSNLRWNSSHFRYAVRVSCATFLGLAVPTVVAYFSPDIEILSALTSYSHWIILTSLVIMKPGFALTKQRNSWRLMGTVLGCALTFILFKLTTQLEVYFFVMLIAYVLGNSLVQMNFMLSAVFNTIFVLLSFQFLHTGDSFVIGERLVDTIIGSVIALICSYILPWWESNSMSDFAQEAIKANKNYLRTGLYYAELNRQHNAATLRPDATTHALALSPEYLAQLEMDLNEADTQWQLARRNVHVSFSNFASGFYRMMNEPVSRQHNVALLNNLMIQSHVLASQISAAIPLLASLPEIPDGVATALTAIELEINNLDAPPIGSLETEGELAMLAYPLRQMIKAAQLIRQDMRGLVLSSGPPAPTQLDLLRPILDVGKPK; from the coding sequence ATGGTCTTACCCATTCCACAATTACAGCGTTTTATCTATAGTCACTATCTTTTAGGTGGACTACGTCAATCCATTGGCGTTTTATTGCCCGTCACCCTATTAGGTGGTGTTTTCAAGCTCTATGACATAGGTGTTGTGGCTTCGATGGGGGCGATGTGTGTCGCCATTGTTGACCAGCCGGGTGGCCCACGTCGCTATCGAAGTAACGAAATGTTAGGTGGTGCCGCCTTAGGAACATTTACTGCTTTTATTACAGGACTCAGTTCTAGCTCACCTATTTTGATCTGGCTCTTAGTGCCTATTCTTAGCTTCCTTTATTCCATGCTGAATGTTTTCGGCAAACGAGGAGGCTTAATTGGGTTTGCGTGTTTGCTATTGATGGCATTAACACTACGCTTTCCGATGAGTCCTAACGAAGTCCTGATCCACACTCTCTATTCGGGCGGCGGCGCGTTTTTCTACTTTATTTTTAGCACTCTCTTTAGAAAAATCCTTCTTTATCGAGAAGAAAGACGCACTTTATCCGTGGCTCTGTTCTCCACTGCAGAATATATGGTGCGGCGATCTCGTTTTTATGATGCAGAAACAGACCTTGATGATAATTACAGGGATCTAATCCGCGTCCAAGCCGATATGACAGAAGCCCATCAAGCGGCCCGAGACATGGTGCTTAGAGAACTGCCTAAAGGGGGCGATAGCCATGCCGAGGCACATCGATTAGCGTTACTGAGCATTTTCGTCAATATGGTTAGCCTATTGGACTCATTGGTTGCCACCAACACCGATTATGCTAATTTACGACGTCGCATGGCGGATAGTGACTTCATGATTTTTGCTCGTGACGCCCTTTTTAAAATGGCAATTGATGTAGGGCACATAGCTCTCAATGTCTCACGTCACAGAAAAACAAAACAAAGACAAAGTGTTAAAGCCGAACTACGAGCCTTAGAGTTTGAGCTGGAACGCTATAAGCGCAGTGGACTCAACACCACTGAGCCCGAAATCTATGCTTTGTTAGTACAAATATTACGACGACTACGTAATGCTCAAAAAACAGTAGATCACATGGCGGCTCAAACCCGAAGCCCTAGTAATGATTTACCATTAGATCAATACCTAGATAAATCCCTGAGCCGCTTTTTGTCTAGAGAAGAAATTCGCTTGGGCATGTTCACCAGTAATTTGCGCTGGAACTCATCCCATTTTAGATATGCTGTCCGCGTGAGTTGCGCAACTTTTCTGGGGTTAGCCGTCCCCACTGTGGTGGCATATTTTTCTCCAGACATTGAAATTCTTAGCGCCCTAACATCCTATAGCCATTGGATTATTTTGACCTCTTTAGTCATTATGAAACCGGGTTTTGCTCTTACTAAACAACGTAATAGCTGGCGATTAATGGGGACTGTTTTAGGGTGCGCGTTGACATTTATTCTGTTTAAGCTAACCACCCAGCTAGAGGTTTATTTCTTTGTCATGCTGATTGCCTATGTTCTAGGAAACAGCTTAGTACAAATGAACTTTATGCTGTCAGCCGTCTTCAACACCATATTTGTACTCTTATCCTTTCAGTTTTTACACACGGGCGATAGCTTTGTTATTGGAGAGCGCTTAGTCGACACCATTATAGGTAGTGTCATTGCCTTAATTTGTAGCTATATTTTGCCTTGGTGGGAGTCTAATTCGATGAGTGACTTTGCCCAAGAGGCCATCAAGGCTAACAAAAACTACTTGCGTACTGGCCTATATTATGCAGAACTAAACCGCCAGCATAATGCCGCCACGCTACGCCCAGATGCTACAACTCATGCTCTGGCCCTTAGCCCTGAGTATCTGGCGCAATTAGAAATGGATTTAAATGAAGCGGATACGCAATGGCAACTGGCTAGACGTAATGTACATGTCTCATTCAGTAACTTTGCCTCGGGCTTTTATCGGATGATGAATGAGCCGGTCAGTCGCCAGCATAATGTTGCCTTACTCAACAACCTAATGATTCAAAGCCATGTGCTGGCCTCTCAAATTAGTGCTGCTATCCCCCTCTTGGCCTCTTTACCTGAGATTCCAGATGGCGTTGCCACAGCACTAACCGCCATTGAGCTAGAGATCAATAATCTAGACGCGCCACCTATAGGCTCACTAGAAACAGAGGGGGAGCTGGCTATGTTGGCCTATCCGTTGCGTCAAATGATAAAAGCCGCGCAACTGATTAGACAGGATATGCGCGGCTTAGTATTGAGTTCAGGGCCGCCCGCCCCAACTCAGCTCGATTTACTCAGGCCTATTCTGGACGTCGGAAAACCAAAGTAG
- a CDS encoding TAXI family TRAP transporter solute-binding subunit, translating into MYIKKWITALAVTTATTFVAFSGSALAQKSQFVNVLTGGQSGVYYPLGVALSQLYAQEIPGVKATAQVTKASAENMNLLQAGRGELAWALADSVSDAWQGNAEAGFTQKLDKLRGLSGTYNNYIQIVANADTGITKLEDLKGKRISVGAARSGTELNARAIFKAAGLSYDDFSKVEYLPFGESVELMKNRQLDATLQSAGLGVSSIRDLATSVKIVVVPVPNEVVEKVGDAAYQTAVIPANTYAGQTEDLPTAAIPNFLVTHSGVSDELAYQMAKVLYEHLDVLQSSHNAAKAIRIENAVKGMPVPIHPGAERYYKEKGIIE; encoded by the coding sequence ATGTACATAAAAAAATGGATTACGGCTTTAGCAGTCACTACAGCCACCACGTTCGTTGCTTTTTCCGGTTCCGCTTTAGCGCAAAAAAGCCAATTTGTAAATGTGTTAACAGGGGGCCAAAGTGGGGTTTACTATCCACTTGGTGTGGCGCTATCTCAGCTTTATGCTCAGGAAATCCCCGGTGTCAAAGCAACTGCACAGGTGACCAAAGCCTCTGCAGAAAATATGAATTTGCTCCAAGCCGGAAGAGGCGAGCTCGCTTGGGCGCTGGCTGATTCGGTGTCAGATGCTTGGCAGGGCAATGCAGAGGCAGGTTTTACACAAAAACTAGATAAGCTCAGGGGCTTGTCGGGTACTTACAATAATTATATTCAAATCGTAGCAAATGCCGATACAGGTATTACTAAACTCGAAGACCTAAAAGGAAAACGCATCTCTGTTGGGGCTGCACGCTCAGGGACTGAGCTCAATGCCAGAGCCATTTTTAAGGCCGCAGGACTAAGTTACGATGACTTCTCTAAAGTCGAATACCTCCCTTTTGGTGAATCAGTCGAGCTGATGAAAAATCGTCAATTGGATGCAACGCTACAGTCTGCTGGTTTAGGGGTGTCCTCTATTCGGGATTTAGCCACTTCAGTCAAAATTGTTGTAGTTCCTGTTCCCAATGAGGTGGTAGAAAAAGTGGGTGATGCCGCCTATCAAACAGCGGTTATTCCCGCCAATACCTACGCAGGACAAACCGAAGACTTGCCTACTGCAGCGATCCCAAACTTTTTGGTGACTCACTCAGGGGTATCCGACGAGCTCGCTTATCAAATGGCTAAGGTGCTGTATGAACACTTAGATGTTTTACAGTCCTCACATAATGCCGCTAAAGCCATTCGCATCGAAAATGCAGTGAAAGGGATGCCTGTACCTATTCACCCTGGGGCAGAGCGCTATTACAAAGAAAAAGGCATCATTGAATAA
- a CDS encoding TRAP transporter permease, with protein sequence MTLNQENTIQKLPRAIFFVAVMFSVFQIYTAAFSPMSSQVIRALHVGFVLLMVFTLYPRFFGFKLSWLGWLLGLTGFVFSFYHWVYESDLTARAGEMTQTDMVVGIVLIALVFEATRRMMGIALPIICSLFLLYGLFGEYLPGPLMHRGYGFDQIISTLGFGTEGIYGTPTYVSSTYIFLFILFGSFLERAGMITLFSDFAMGTVGHSRGGPAKVSVVSSGLMGTINGSGVANVVTTGQFTIPLMKRFGYSASFAGGVEATSSMGGQIMPPVMGAVAFIMAETINVPYVEIVKAAIIPAVLYFFTVFWTVHLEAGRKGLDGLPKSECPNPWAAVRERWYLLIPLVGLVALLFSGYTPLFSGTVGLGLTVILIFGAATISGATNNTMRYLFWVLLGIACTGFLQFGVISFFVIIAVLIALLLMRKRPEPVLKEALTSLADGARHALPVAVACALVGVIIGIINLTGVAAEFGGQVIAIGQDNLLFALFLTMVTCLVLGMGIPTIPNYIITSSLAAPILLKLGVPLIVSHMFVFYFGIMADLTPPVALAAFAAAPIAKTSGLKISFQAIRVAIAGFIVPYMAVYSPALMMQNYSHFGEVAFVVVKAIVAIVLWGAGATGFLLSRLNWIERVYVIIAAAMLVWANPLSDQIGALLTVLFLVWHGIRTKQARRER encoded by the coding sequence ATGACTCTTAATCAAGAAAACACCATACAAAAATTACCTCGCGCTATTTTTTTTGTAGCGGTGATGTTTTCCGTCTTTCAGATTTACACCGCAGCCTTTAGCCCCATGTCTAGCCAAGTGATTCGTGCTTTGCATGTGGGCTTTGTTTTACTCATGGTATTTACGTTATACCCACGTTTTTTTGGCTTTAAGCTTTCTTGGCTAGGATGGCTTTTAGGGCTGACGGGCTTTGTCTTCAGTTTTTATCATTGGGTCTATGAGTCGGATTTGACGGCTCGAGCCGGAGAGATGACTCAAACAGATATGGTGGTTGGAATTGTGCTTATCGCGTTGGTTTTCGAAGCAACACGACGCATGATGGGGATAGCACTACCTATTATTTGTTCACTTTTTTTACTCTATGGCTTATTTGGCGAATACCTGCCAGGACCGCTGATGCATAGAGGCTATGGATTTGATCAAATAATTAGCACCTTAGGTTTTGGTACCGAGGGCATTTATGGCACGCCGACGTATGTGTCATCGACGTATATTTTTCTCTTTATTCTTTTTGGCTCTTTTCTAGAGCGAGCCGGCATGATTACCCTGTTTAGTGACTTTGCGATGGGCACGGTAGGTCATAGCCGAGGAGGTCCAGCCAAGGTCTCAGTCGTTAGTTCAGGGTTAATGGGAACCATTAATGGTTCCGGCGTTGCAAACGTCGTCACAACAGGCCAGTTTACGATTCCGCTCATGAAGCGTTTTGGTTACTCCGCTTCTTTTGCCGGAGGCGTAGAGGCGACATCTAGCATGGGCGGGCAAATTATGCCTCCTGTTATGGGGGCCGTTGCATTTATTATGGCTGAAACCATTAACGTGCCATATGTAGAGATCGTTAAAGCCGCGATTATTCCTGCTGTGTTGTATTTTTTTACTGTGTTCTGGACCGTTCACTTAGAGGCTGGACGTAAGGGTTTGGACGGTTTACCTAAATCAGAATGTCCGAACCCTTGGGCAGCAGTACGCGAGCGCTGGTATTTGTTAATCCCTCTGGTAGGTTTAGTTGCTTTACTGTTTTCTGGCTATACCCCTTTATTTTCCGGTACGGTCGGGTTGGGCTTAACCGTGATTTTGATTTTCGGTGCAGCGACCATATCAGGGGCGACTAATAATACGATGCGTTATTTGTTCTGGGTCTTGCTAGGTATTGCTTGCACTGGCTTTCTGCAATTTGGGGTCATTAGTTTTTTTGTCATTATTGCAGTGCTCATCGCATTACTGTTGATGCGTAAACGTCCTGAGCCTGTATTAAAAGAGGCATTGACGTCTTTGGCGGATGGGGCAAGACACGCTTTACCTGTGGCGGTGGCTTGCGCGTTGGTGGGTGTGATTATTGGCATTATTAATTTAACTGGGGTTGCGGCTGAATTTGGTGGGCAGGTGATTGCGATAGGGCAAGACAATTTACTGTTCGCTTTGTTTTTGACGATGGTGACATGTTTAGTATTAGGTATGGGTATACCCACTATTCCTAATTACATTATTACTAGCTCTTTGGCCGCGCCTATCTTATTAAAGTTAGGTGTTCCGCTAATTGTGTCTCATATGTTTGTTTTTTATTTTGGGATTATGGCGGACTTAACCCCTCCTGTTGCTTTAGCAGCCTTTGCTGCTGCTCCTATTGCAAAGACATCGGGACTAAAGATTAGCTTTCAGGCTATTCGGGTTGCGATAGCCGGTTTTATTGTGCCGTATATGGCCGTGTACTCCCCTGCTTTAATGATGCAAAACTATTCTCACTTTGGTGAGGTTGCTTTTGTAGTTGTTAAGGCCATCGTTGCTATTGTTTTGTGGGGGGCCGGTGCTACGGGATTCCTGTTGTCTAGATTGAATTGGATTGAACGAGTCTATGTGATCATAGCTGCGGCGATGCTGGTGTGGGCCAACCCGTTGTCTGATCAGATAGGTGCGCTATTAACCGTGTTGTTTTTGGTGTGGCACGGGATACGTACTAAACAAGCAAGGAGAGAGCGTTAG
- a CDS encoding DUF1850 domain-containing protein, with product MNLVALGVCLQLAVAPEVTPVFITTDSFTLAWTHTIEKVRWEEDYRVLSDQQQAVLYAVSARIKGSAAGMEPPPDAVLHNGWYHYEPQQVNPQVLLLTRSEFSPDYEWCDVSGCVPLSAKIPRDGGVTILQACSRELTEIESFRF from the coding sequence ATGAATCTAGTAGCTTTAGGGGTATGTTTACAGTTAGCGGTAGCCCCTGAGGTTACCCCTGTGTTTATTACTACGGATAGCTTTACTTTAGCTTGGACTCATACCATAGAGAAAGTTCGCTGGGAGGAGGACTACCGGGTACTCAGCGATCAACAGCAAGCCGTATTGTATGCCGTCTCTGCGCGTATCAAAGGATCTGCTGCTGGGATGGAGCCTCCTCCAGATGCGGTGCTACATAACGGCTGGTACCACTACGAGCCACAGCAGGTGAATCCGCAGGTTTTATTACTAACGAGATCAGAGTTCAGCCCTGATTACGAGTGGTGCGATGTATCCGGCTGTGTGCCATTAAGCGCAAAAATACCTAGAGATGGCGGGGTGACTATTTTACAAGCATGCAGTCGAGAACTCACTGAGATTGAGTCATTTAGGTTCTAA
- a CDS encoding CaiB/BaiF CoA transferase family protein encodes MQTRAAPLAGVRVLDLTRVLAGPWCTQNLADLGAEVIKIERPDGGDDTRSWGPPYLVDQQGNETTEAAYYAAANRNKKSVTIDMATQAGADAIRDLAKHCDIVVENFKVGGLKKYGLDYASLQAINPQLIYCSITGFGQDGPYANRPGYDFMIQGMGGLMSLTGERDDQPGGGPQKAGVAVADLMTGMYASVGILAALHERSRSGLGQHIDMALLDCQVAMLANQNMNYLASGSPPQRAGNAHQNLVPYQVFAVADGHMIVAVGNDSQFRSYCTAIGHSELALDPRFRTNPQRVRNREPLIALLSEIMQSKPVAYWLSLFESVNVPAGPINNLEQVYQNPQVQARKMKISLPHPTAGQAKLVASPLRLSDSPVQYHSAPPLLGEHTEQVLTDILGLSPEQIKDLQG; translated from the coding sequence ATGCAGACACGTGCAGCGCCATTAGCAGGGGTGCGGGTACTGGACTTAACCCGGGTGTTAGCAGGGCCTTGGTGTACGCAAAACTTGGCGGACTTAGGGGCTGAGGTGATTAAAATAGAACGTCCCGATGGGGGCGATGACACCCGCAGCTGGGGGCCTCCTTATTTAGTCGATCAGCAAGGGAATGAAACCACCGAGGCGGCGTATTATGCTGCAGCTAATCGTAATAAAAAATCGGTAACCATTGACATGGCCACTCAGGCAGGCGCGGATGCAATCCGTGACTTGGCTAAACATTGCGATATTGTTGTAGAGAACTTTAAAGTAGGTGGCTTGAAAAAATATGGATTGGATTACGCTAGCTTACAGGCGATCAACCCCCAACTGATTTATTGCTCTATTACAGGCTTTGGGCAGGACGGCCCCTATGCGAATCGTCCTGGTTATGACTTTATGATTCAGGGGATGGGAGGGCTCATGAGCCTTACCGGAGAGCGTGATGATCAGCCCGGTGGCGGCCCACAAAAGGCAGGGGTTGCTGTGGCGGACTTAATGACAGGGATGTATGCCTCGGTTGGTATTTTAGCCGCCTTGCACGAACGCTCTCGCAGCGGTTTAGGCCAGCATATAGACATGGCATTGCTTGATTGTCAGGTGGCGATGCTAGCGAACCAGAATATGAATTACTTAGCTTCAGGATCGCCGCCACAACGGGCCGGAAATGCACATCAAAATTTAGTGCCGTATCAGGTATTTGCAGTGGCTGATGGTCATATGATCGTGGCGGTAGGAAATGATTCTCAATTTCGGTCTTATTGTACTGCTATTGGCCATTCAGAGCTTGCCTTAGACCCTAGGTTTAGAACAAATCCGCAGCGAGTGCGTAACCGAGAGCCGCTTATTGCGCTCTTGTCTGAGATTATGCAAAGCAAACCGGTTGCTTATTGGTTATCTTTGTTTGAGTCCGTTAATGTTCCTGCTGGACCAATCAATAACTTAGAGCAGGTCTATCAGAACCCTCAGGTACAAGCTCGAAAAATGAAAATTAGTTTGCCTCATCCTACAGCCGGTCAGGCAAAATTGGTTGCTAGCCCTTTACGTTTATCTGATAGCCCTGTGCAGTATCACTCAGCACCCCCTTTACTTGGGGAGCATACTGAACAGGTGTTAACCGATATTTTAGGATTAAGCCCCGAGCAAATAAAAGACTTGCAAGGCTAA